Sequence from the Ignavibacteria bacterium genome:
AAATATTTCATGCCCGACTATGAACTTTCACCCGTCGGGGAGTACTTAAAAATCGCCGAAAGAGGGGGATTTGAAGTGTATGACCTCGAGAATCTTCGTCAACACTACATGCTGACAGCAAGGCACTGGTTAAAAAATATCGAAAGCGGGCATGATGAAATTGCAGGGGTTACAGGTGAAGTAATGTACAGGGTTTACAGATTGAGCATGGCGCTTATGGCATACGGATTCTATTCGAACATGATAAACCTCTACCATTTTGTATTGCGAAAAACAGAAGGGAAAGGGAATTATCCCCCTTTAACCCGCTGGTATTGAGATGAAAGGAGAAAAGATGAAGGAACTTTATTTATTACGACATGCAAAATCTGACTGGGATGACGATTCCATTTCAGATCACGAAAGACCCTTAAACAAACGGGGATTCCGTGACGCCCCCGCCATGGGAAATTTAATGAAAAGGGAAGGAATGGTGCCTGATCTTGTTGTCTCCAGCACAGCGCTCAGGGCGAAAACCACCGCAGAACTGGTGACGAAGGAAATCAACAGGAAACCGGCGGATATTATTCTTATGGGGTCACTCTATCTTGCATCGGCGGCAGAAATCCTTGCGCAAATCAGGCAGACGGATGAATCGACGGAAAGACTTCTATTGGTAGCTCACAATCCCGGCATCACAAATCTTGTAAACCGCCTCGCCGGTAATCCCGTTAATTCAATAGAAATGCCCACATGTGGTCTTGCACAGTTTATCTTCCCCGGGAAATGGTGCGATGCAAATTATGCCAGCTTCAGACTGATTCATTTCTATACACCAAAATGATGAAAACCTCGCTGAAAATTATCTCCCACCCCTTCAGGTCGATAGCCTGCTTAACATACCCCCTTCCAGGTTAAAAATATTTTGTA
This genomic interval carries:
- a CDS encoding histidine phosphatase family protein, whose protein sequence is MKELYLLRHAKSDWDDDSISDHERPLNKRGFRDAPAMGNLMKREGMVPDLVVSSTALRAKTTAELVTKEINRKPADIILMGSLYLASAAEILAQIRQTDESTERLLLVAHNPGITNLVNRLAGNPVNSIEMPTCGLAQFIFPGKWCDANYASFRLIHFYTPK